From Anopheles funestus chromosome 3RL, idAnoFuneDA-416_04, whole genome shotgun sequence, a single genomic window includes:
- the LOC125771075 gene encoding uncharacterized protein LOC125771075 isoform X1: MLPSKRIKPSNLEFRTDHDYNVQRGEITNEIECVPEDEAEQDVLATSEEAFLPRLSTTCSDKPEAFANDGTIPHSSCTKERPEPTGMPSVDGLQNGSYMKESTAASLVHLFASLSKQIASMHNKADSIQEQIANISHRLGRVERKVGISLSTLETVKQVVITDESLETPQNQVHYSNRVNNWRPPEGQVKNVIKETNETLDDALWQEIQAVQKKMDNSLVTLNQLQSLFVVTDETMNNQPTLEIQNWSQPERHFLFKKITNEKNLTEFDSKLGKDKEYYFSLKMELIMRINADETCKRLDEAMKMVFGPNFLASCSWSGHGVTEPEQKIAFKTRTNILKLFADVGSANCNTVSDLTIQDFFKRKLRNVYQRHDTQGIRYPICQ, translated from the exons ATGTTACCCTCCAAGCGCATCAAACCATCTAACTTAGAATTCCGGACTGACCATGACTACAACGTTCAACGAGGAGaaataacaaatgaaattgaat GTGTGCCAGAAGATGAGGCGGAACAAGATGTTTTAGCCACTAGCGAAGAAGCGTTCCTTCCCAGATTGAGTACTACCTGCTCGGACAAACCTGAAGCTTTTGCAAATGATGGAACAATACCCCATTCAAGTTGCACTAAGGAGCGCCCGGAACCAACGGGAATGCCAAGTGTAGATGGATTACAGAACGGAAGCTATATGAAAGAATCCACGGCCGCCTCGCTTGTTCATCTGTTTGCATCACtatcaaaacaaattgcatCAATGCACAACAAAGCTGACAGCATCCAAGAGCAAATAGCAAACATTTCGCACCGGTTGGGACGAGTCGAGAGAAAAGTGGGCATTTCGTTATCAACGCTGGAGACAGTGAAGCAAGTGGTAATAACCGATGAAAGTTTGGAAACCCCACAAAACCAAGTCCATTACAGCAATAGAGTGAACAATTGGAGACCACCAGAGGGACAagtaaaaaatgttattaaagAAACTAACGAAACTTTGGACGATGCACTATGGCAGGAAATTCAAgctgtacagaaaaaaatggacaatTCGTTAGTAACACTAAACCAACTGCAAAGTTTGTTCGTAGTAACTGATGAAACTATGAACAATCAACCAACGTTGGAAATTCAGAATTGGAGTCAACCTGAACGCCATttcctatttaaaaaaataacgaatgaAAAGAATTTGACAGAGTTCGACTCCAAGCTGGGGAAAGATAAGGAATACTATTTCAGCCTTAAAATGGAACTTATTATGCGTATCAACGCCGACGAAACATGTAAACGGTTAGATGAGGCGATGAAAATGGTTTTCGGCCCAAATTTTTTGGCATCATGTTCTTGGTCGGGCCATGGTGTAACAGAACCAGAACAGAAAATAGCTTTTAAAACGCGAACTAACATTTTGAAACTGTTTGCAGATGTCGGTAGTGCTAACTGTAACACCGTGTCTGATTTAACTATCCAAGATTTCTTTAAAAGAAAGCTGCGTAACGTATATCAGCGGCATGATACGCAAGGTATTAGATATCCGATTTGTCAGTAG